In Flavobacterium okayamense, a single window of DNA contains:
- the bshC gene encoding bacillithiol biosynthesis cysteine-adding enzyme BshC, with amino-acid sequence MPSDCITFQNSGYFSKLIVDYLNQEKKIQSLYNRFPTIENFKFQIEEKQNFPLNNREVLVTQLKNQYLNSEISEATKKNIELLDSEKTFTVTTGHQLNLFTGPIYFIYKIVTTIKLAKELSTKYPNYNFVPVYWMATEDHDFEEINHFNFEEKKVSWDKESTGPVGRLSTEGLDKVFEEYSKHLNLGEKAQFIKNLFKNAYLEHENLAEATRFLVNELFKEFGLVIIDGDDSQLKKIFSPYIKDELVNRENHLKVLETSKLLEDYKIQVNPREINLFYITDTLRERIVFEDKLYKINNTPLQFTEQEILVELENYPERFSPNVILRPLYQEVILPNLAYIGGGGEIAYWLELKTMFQKNQIPFPILQLRNSVLIVSEKQEKKRIKLNLNWSDLFSEQNTLIKNKTNELSTISFDFSKQKEFLTDQFKDLRKIANQTDKSFIGAVNAQETKQKKGLDKLEKRLLKAEKRKHNEELNQIIELQNQLFPNQSLQERKLNFSEVCLHIDSETLIHKLLADFEIFSNSFNIHTL; translated from the coding sequence ATGCCAAGCGACTGTATTACTTTTCAAAATTCAGGATATTTTTCAAAATTAATTGTAGATTATTTAAATCAAGAAAAAAAAATACAATCGCTTTACAATAGGTTTCCAACCATTGAAAATTTCAAATTTCAAATTGAAGAAAAACAAAATTTTCCTTTAAATAACAGAGAAGTTTTAGTAACTCAGTTAAAAAATCAATACTTAAATAGTGAAATTTCTGAAGCAACAAAAAAAAATATAGAATTACTAGATTCAGAAAAAACATTTACCGTTACTACTGGACATCAATTAAATCTATTTACTGGTCCTATTTACTTTATCTATAAAATTGTAACCACAATTAAATTAGCTAAAGAACTTTCAACTAAATATCCTAATTACAATTTTGTTCCGGTTTATTGGATGGCTACTGAAGACCATGATTTTGAAGAGATTAATCATTTTAATTTTGAAGAAAAAAAAGTAAGTTGGGACAAAGAATCGACAGGACCTGTAGGCAGATTATCCACTGAAGGTTTAGATAAAGTTTTTGAAGAGTATTCAAAACATTTAAATTTAGGAGAAAAAGCACAGTTTATAAAAAATCTTTTTAAAAATGCTTATTTAGAACATGAGAATTTAGCAGAAGCTACTCGGTTTTTAGTTAATGAATTATTTAAAGAATTCGGACTTGTGATAATAGACGGTGATGATTCTCAATTAAAAAAAATATTTTCCCCATACATTAAAGATGAATTGGTTAATAGAGAAAATCATTTAAAGGTTTTAGAAACATCAAAACTTCTAGAAGACTATAAAATTCAAGTTAATCCAAGGGAAATAAATCTATTTTACATTACAGATACCTTGCGTGAACGTATCGTTTTTGAAGACAAACTTTATAAAATAAATAACACTCCTTTACAATTTACAGAGCAAGAAATATTAGTAGAACTAGAAAATTATCCTGAACGTTTTAGTCCAAATGTAATTTTACGTCCATTATACCAAGAAGTAATCTTGCCAAACCTAGCTTACATAGGTGGTGGTGGTGAAATCGCTTATTGGCTAGAACTAAAAACAATGTTTCAAAAAAATCAAATACCCTTTCCAATCCTTCAACTAAGAAACTCTGTTTTAATAGTTTCTGAAAAACAAGAAAAGAAAAGGATTAAACTAAACTTAAATTGGAGTGATTTATTTTCAGAACAAAACACTTTAATTAAAAATAAAACAAATGAGCTTTCAACTATCTCGTTTGACTTTTCGAAACAGAAAGAATTTTTAACAGATCAATTTAAAGACTTAAGAAAAATTGCTAATCAAACAGATAAGTCTTTTATAGGAGCGGTTAACGCACAAGAGACTAAACAGAAAAAAGGTTTAGATAAATTAGAAAAGCGTTTATTAAAAGCTGAAAAGAGAAAACATAATGAAGAATTAAATCAAATTATAGAATTACAAAATCAACTTTTCCCGAATCAATCCTTACA
- a CDS encoding DUF6263 family protein: protein MKLKILILSVIFFTSCKEKYSYELNLTNGKTYRQKTIVDMDIEQEINGQEVDIRTRNAFEILYKVVKKTDSSMILRAQLISIYLKIDNPAQTIIFSTTDNDTTNVFNKIFKNMMNKDFTMEVAKNGEVLRVAKFENIFSKVFDNLPNISEPQKQSILVNLKQYYGEEAFKNMQLFGNNFYPKKEVALKDKWKSNNLLTNNELSLKSSTEMTLKKHKSKYAIITFDGNINTISKEDNVNPITLNGTTEGAYKIIPKTGWLKEATIYQNLKGYTETPINYGSSSVIKSPVKIYTKITVIGY from the coding sequence ATGAAATTAAAAATTTTAATACTGAGCGTCATTTTTTTTACTTCTTGTAAAGAAAAATATTCTTACGAACTTAACTTGACTAATGGAAAAACGTATCGACAAAAAACTATTGTTGATATGGATATCGAACAAGAAATAAATGGGCAAGAAGTAGATATAAGAACTCGAAATGCATTTGAAATTTTATATAAAGTAGTCAAAAAGACAGATTCTAGTATGATTTTGAGGGCACAATTAATTTCAATTTATTTAAAAATTGATAATCCTGCACAGACAATAATCTTTAGTACTACCGATAACGACACTACTAATGTTTTTAATAAAATTTTTAAAAACATGATGAATAAAGATTTCACAATGGAAGTTGCAAAAAATGGTGAAGTACTAAGAGTTGCAAAATTTGAGAATATATTTTCCAAAGTTTTTGATAATCTTCCCAATATTTCAGAACCACAAAAACAATCAATCTTGGTTAATTTAAAACAATATTATGGCGAAGAGGCTTTTAAAAACATGCAGCTTTTTGGAAATAATTTTTATCCAAAAAAGGAGGTTGCTTTAAAAGACAAATGGAAAAGCAACAACCTCTTAACAAATAACGAATTGTCGCTTAAAAGTAGTACTGAAATGACTTTAAAAAAACATAAAAGCAAATATGCTATCATTACTTTTGATGGTAATATTAATACAATTTCAAAAGAAGACAATGTAAATCCTATTACATTGAATGGAACCACGGAGGGAGCTTATAAAATTATCCCAAAAACTGGATGGTTAAAAGAAGCTACTATATATCAAAATTTAAAAGGTTATACAGAAACTCCTATAAATTATGGTTCTAGTTCTGTAATTAAATCACCTGTCAAAATTTATACTAAAATAACTGTTATAGGTTATTAA
- a CDS encoding T9SS type B sorting domain-containing protein has product MKRLFLFFFLFQTINFIAQNNKSIGFIENKGQIVDQNLKENKEVKYLLNTSGLNVQIREKGFSYDIYETKKVPLTKKDKEFYGINRDSNTESNNFPEHSLEYNFHRIDVDFVNANQDSKIIAEEKSSDYENYYNVTHAPEGITEVHKYQKITYQNIYNKIDVVFFIPKDSTKVVEYNFIVRPGGKVSDIKLKFKGAKTKLIDNKIRMKVKFGEMEETIPLSWIENKNEKEEIKIKYKKIKNNVYGLKGDLNLCNNTILIDPIPIRLWGTYYSGNGGDYSTDICNDNFNNVYISGSTGSTDNIATQGSFTSSSYTYYNGNGFIVKFNTNGQRIWGTYYCVVPKFLNVDSNFNILFGGYVGSNVNDVTTPNSHQPQHSGYYDNAYLVKLNSLGLREWGTYYGGNSSDRAFDVCFDNQNNIYMVGKANSLENIATQNSYQENHAPGYLDSDGFIVKFDTFGNRIWGTYFGGNQNDEIKSINLGNDGNIYVTGFTRSSENISTNGSYNENLIGYNSGLIAKFSPDGNKIWGSYFNGLTFCNINKSILKNNYLYIIGVTNNPNNLNSIGTFNESFQHLPLNYGNSSFIAKFDIINQNLIWGTYFGEIIQDIAVNSSENIFFHGCTSQTSGISTLGAYKENPEYSDSYTIKLNENGQRVWGTYFGGNYSEGYNGADKVNNKISIDNNDFIYLLGNTDSTIGISSIGSHQENPTFNSLGGIYNTYLAKFQDCLSSPQASAVNPCIGNNLELSASGGTNYLWTGPNGFTSTDQNPTILNATTSNSGQYSCEITGTGGCDNTIILNVVVGDNLAPIPDIQNLPSINGDCNTVISTFPTATDNCSGSISATTTDPLTYSTSGNHTITWIYNDGNGNTTTQTQNIIISSVANPTLNSPQEFCYHDNATLNDITITGQNITWYDAQTNGNILPNNTVLIDGTNYYATQTINGCESDRIPVSITIHNTPTPTTIQTTQSFCSTENATLNSILINGSNILWYDSINSTIPLNNSTLLTDGTTYYATQTLNNCESINRLAITIQLINTLNANNYSEIICDEQNNSFENVDLSVYESNLLNSTGNIYTYYNSLNGAENQLSSDLINNYFNYDIVLGINTFYVRIESPNTCYQIVELTLTLVEKPKANINDTMPICEGSSIIISANSGYDSYLWSTGETTSSISVSQPGNYNVVINQNHGSVTCSSSYTFNVVNSNIATIYSIQSDDWTENENYIQINVSGAGDYEYSLNGIDFQESNLFSNLPNGEYTIYVRDKNGCGIASEDIYLLMYPKFFTPNGDGFNDAWRIKFSKNEPNLTIKIFDRYGKFLKQLSSLSEGWDGTYLGEPLPSNDYWFVVIRENGKEFKGHFSLKR; this is encoded by the coding sequence ATGAAAAGACTTTTTTTATTCTTTTTTTTATTTCAAACTATAAACTTTATTGCCCAAAACAATAAAAGTATTGGTTTCATTGAAAACAAAGGGCAAATTGTTGATCAAAACTTAAAAGAAAACAAAGAAGTAAAATACCTTTTAAACACTTCTGGTCTTAATGTACAAATAAGAGAAAAAGGGTTTTCTTATGATATATATGAAACTAAAAAAGTTCCATTAACAAAAAAAGATAAAGAGTTTTATGGAATTAATAGAGATTCAAATACAGAATCAAATAATTTTCCTGAACACTCATTAGAATATAATTTTCATAGAATTGATGTTGACTTTGTAAATGCTAATCAAGACTCAAAAATAATTGCTGAAGAAAAATCTAGCGATTATGAAAATTATTATAATGTTACCCATGCACCTGAAGGAATAACTGAAGTTCATAAATACCAAAAAATAACCTATCAAAATATTTATAACAAAATAGATGTGGTATTCTTTATACCCAAAGACTCCACAAAAGTTGTTGAATATAATTTTATTGTAAGACCGGGCGGTAAGGTATCAGACATTAAACTAAAATTTAAAGGAGCCAAAACCAAACTTATAGACAATAAAATCAGAATGAAAGTCAAATTTGGAGAAATGGAAGAAACTATTCCTTTAAGTTGGATTGAAAACAAGAATGAAAAAGAAGAAATAAAAATTAAATATAAAAAAATAAAAAATAATGTTTACGGATTAAAAGGAGATTTGAATTTATGTAATAATACTATTCTAATAGATCCTATTCCAATAAGATTGTGGGGAACATATTACTCAGGAAATGGAGGGGATTATTCTACCGACATTTGTAATGACAATTTTAATAATGTTTATATTTCAGGTTCTACTGGAAGTACTGATAATATTGCTACACAAGGGTCTTTCACCTCCTCTTCTTATACATATTATAATGGTAATGGGTTTATTGTAAAATTTAACACAAATGGGCAAAGAATTTGGGGAACTTATTATTGTGTTGTACCAAAATTTTTAAATGTAGATTCTAATTTTAATATTTTATTCGGAGGATATGTTGGCAGTAATGTGAATGATGTAACAACTCCAAACAGCCACCAACCACAACATTCTGGTTATTATGACAACGCTTATTTAGTAAAATTGAATTCTTTAGGATTAAGAGAATGGGGAACTTATTATGGTGGAAATAGTTCTGACCGTGCTTTTGATGTATGTTTTGATAATCAAAACAATATTTATATGGTTGGTAAAGCTAATAGTCTAGAAAATATTGCTACGCAGAATAGTTATCAAGAAAATCATGCTCCTGGATATTTAGACAGCGATGGATTTATTGTAAAATTTGACACTTTTGGAAATAGAATTTGGGGAACATATTTTGGGGGGAATCAAAATGACGAAATAAAAAGTATTAACTTAGGTAACGATGGTAATATCTATGTTACAGGTTTCACAAGAAGTTCTGAAAACATAAGTACTAATGGTAGTTATAATGAAAATTTAATTGGATACAATTCGGGTTTGATAGCTAAATTTAGCCCAGATGGTAATAAAATTTGGGGGAGCTATTTCAATGGCTTAACATTTTGTAATATAAACAAATCTATTTTAAAAAATAATTATCTATATATAATTGGAGTAACAAATAACCCAAACAATCTCAATAGTATTGGTACGTTTAATGAAAGCTTTCAGCACTTACCTCTTAATTATGGAAACAGTTCTTTCATAGCAAAATTCGACATAATTAATCAAAATCTTATTTGGGGAACATATTTTGGTGAAATAATTCAGGATATTGCTGTTAATTCTAGTGAAAATATATTCTTTCATGGATGCACTTCACAAACAAGTGGTATTTCAACGCTCGGAGCATACAAGGAAAATCCAGAATATTCCGATTCTTATACAATAAAACTAAATGAAAATGGACAAAGAGTATGGGGCACTTATTTCGGGGGAAATTATTCTGAAGGATACAATGGCGCTGACAAAGTGAATAATAAAATATCAATTGACAATAATGATTTTATATACTTGCTCGGCAATACTGATAGCACTATTGGTATTTCATCGATTGGATCACATCAAGAAAATCCAACTTTTAACAGTTTAGGAGGAATATATAATACGTACTTAGCAAAATTCCAAGATTGCCTCTCATCTCCACAAGCTTCTGCAGTAAATCCTTGCATAGGAAATAATTTAGAATTATCAGCCTCAGGAGGGACTAATTATTTATGGACAGGACCTAATGGGTTTACTTCAACCGATCAAAACCCAACAATTCTTAATGCTACAACTTCAAATAGTGGGCAATATTCTTGTGAAATAACTGGAACTGGTGGTTGTGACAATACAATAATCCTTAATGTAGTTGTTGGAGACAATTTAGCTCCAATTCCAGATATTCAAAACCTTCCAAGTATTAATGGTGATTGCAACACTGTTATTTCTACTTTTCCTACAGCAACTGATAATTGTTCGGGTAGTATTAGTGCAACAACAACTGATCCTTTAACTTATTCAACTTCTGGAAATCACACCATTACATGGATTTATAATGATGGAAATGGAAATACTACAACACAAACTCAAAATATAATAATTAGTTCTGTTGCAAATCCAACTCTAAACTCACCACAAGAATTCTGTTATCATGACAATGCCACATTAAATGATATAACAATAACTGGACAAAATATAACTTGGTACGATGCTCAAACAAACGGAAACATTTTGCCAAATAATACAGTTTTAATTGACGGAACAAATTATTATGCGACACAAACTATTAATGGTTGTGAGAGCGATAGAATTCCAGTATCAATTACTATACATAATACGCCTACTCCAACAACAATTCAAACAACACAAAGTTTTTGTAGCACAGAAAACGCAACATTAAACTCAATTTTAATTAATGGTTCAAATATCTTATGGTATGATAGTATTAATAGTACAATTCCTTTAAACAATTCGACTTTATTAACTGATGGAACTACATATTACGCAACTCAAACTTTAAACAATTGCGAGAGTATTAACCGTTTAGCCATAACTATTCAATTAATAAATACTTTAAATGCCAATAATTATTCTGAAATAATTTGTGACGAGCAGAATAATAGTTTTGAAAATGTCGACCTAAGCGTTTACGAATCAAATTTATTGAACTCGACTGGAAACATCTATACATATTACAATTCTTTAAATGGAGCAGAAAACCAATTATCTTCTGATCTTATAAACAACTATTTTAACTATGATATAGTTTTAGGTATCAATACATTTTATGTTAGAATTGAATCGCCAAATACTTGTTATCAAATTGTAGAACTAACTCTTACACTTGTAGAAAAACCTAAAGCAAATATTAATGATACAATGCCTATTTGCGAAGGAAGTTCAATTATAATCAGTGCTAATAGTGGTTATGACTCTTATTTATGGTCGACTGGTGAAACAACAAGTTCAATTTCTGTTTCGCAACCAGGAAATTACAATGTTGTAATTAATCAAAATCATGGCTCGGTAACATGTAGTTCATCCTATACTTTTAATGTAGTAAATTCAAATATTGCCACTATATATTCAATTCAATCAGATGATTGGACTGAAAATGAAAACTACATTCAAATTAATGTTTCAGGTGCTGGTGATTATGAATATTCGTTAAATGGAATTGATTTCCAGGAAAGTAATTTATTTAGTAACCTTCCAAATGGTGAGTACACTATTTATGTAAGAGATAAAAATGGTTGTGGAATAGCTTCTGAAGACATCTATTTACTTATGTATCCAAAATTTTTCACACCTAATGGAGATGGTTTTAATGATGCTTGGAGAATCAAGTTTTCTAAAAATGAACCAAACCTAACTATTAAAATTTTTGATAGATACGGAAAGTTCTTAAAACAACTAAGTTCATTGTCTGAGGGTTGGGATGGAACTTATCTAGGAGAACCATTACCCTCAAACGATTACTGGTTTGTAGTTATAAGAGAAAATGGAAAAGAATTTAAAGGGCATTTTAGCTTAAAAAGATAA
- a CDS encoding B12-binding domain-containing radical SAM protein, producing MKNILLITPPFTQLNTPYPATAYLKGFLNTKSVPSFQMDLGIEVILELFSKKGLQEIFDFVTSSGVEMSENSQRIYSLQSDYVKTIDSIIAFLQGKNPSLARQICSGNFLPEASRFAQLDDMEWAFGNMGMQDKAKHLATLYLEDLSDFIVECVDENFGFSRYAERLGRSANSFDGLYKVLNSKPTYIDELALSILKSRVKETQPKLICFSVPFPGNLYSAFRCAQFLKNNFPEIKVAMGGGFPNTELRDLKDERVFEFFDFITLDDGELPVELLYNFVCSSGVDNSLKRTFLLQNNQVIYKNNSTLNDYKQSQVGTPDYSDLLLDKYISVIEVANPMHSLWSDGRWNKLTMAHGCYWGKCTFCDISLDYIKVYEPIHAKILVDRMEEIIAQTGETGFHFVDEAAPPALMRELALEILRRNLVVTWWTNIRFEKSFTRDLCFLLKESGCIAVSGGLEVASDRLLELIKKGVTIEQVAQVTRNFTESGIMVHAYLMYGYPTQTIQETVDSLEMVRQMFELGILQSGFWHQFAMTAHSPVGLNPEEFGVVPDLKEISFANNDVEFKDKTGINHDKFSFGLKKSLFNYMHGVCFDYDLQDWFDFKIPRTKIHPDYIQECISKEEDFKIRQNARLLFLGELPRVIYTQKQKKGKVFENIIMYFETKSSSFSLTLEKEKGEWLIEQLKNIHITSDHKITLAVWKNSFDEIFGDFELFWHSKNIQKIKQNSLLVL from the coding sequence TTGAAAAACATCCTTCTCATAACGCCACCTTTTACCCAACTGAATACGCCGTATCCAGCAACTGCTTATTTAAAAGGATTTTTAAATACCAAAAGTGTTCCTTCCTTTCAAATGGATTTAGGAATTGAAGTTATCTTAGAATTGTTTTCAAAAAAAGGGTTACAAGAGATTTTCGATTTTGTCACATCGAGCGGAGTCGAGATGTCTGAAAACTCACAAAGAATTTATTCTTTGCAATCTGATTATGTAAAAACAATAGACTCGATAATTGCTTTTCTTCAAGGAAAAAATCCTTCATTAGCTCGCCAAATATGTAGTGGTAATTTCCTGCCTGAAGCATCTCGTTTTGCTCAATTAGATGATATGGAATGGGCTTTTGGAAATATGGGAATGCAAGATAAAGCGAAGCATTTAGCAACTTTGTATCTTGAAGATTTATCCGATTTTATAGTAGAATGTGTTGATGAAAATTTTGGTTTCAGTCGTTATGCTGAACGTTTAGGTAGAAGTGCGAATTCTTTTGACGGATTATATAAAGTTTTAAATAGTAAACCAACATATATTGATGAATTAGCTCTTTCAATATTAAAAAGTAGAGTTAAAGAAACTCAACCAAAACTCATTTGTTTTTCGGTTCCTTTTCCAGGAAATTTATATAGTGCGTTTCGTTGTGCACAGTTTCTAAAAAATAATTTTCCAGAAATTAAAGTGGCAATGGGAGGTGGTTTCCCTAATACGGAATTACGTGATTTAAAAGACGAAAGAGTTTTTGAATTCTTTGATTTTATTACTTTAGATGATGGCGAATTACCTGTTGAACTTCTTTACAATTTTGTATGTTCAAGCGGAGTCGATAACTCATTAAAAAGAACATTTCTTTTACAAAATAATCAAGTAATTTATAAAAACAACTCGACTTTGAATGATTACAAGCAAAGTCAAGTTGGTACACCAGATTATTCTGATTTGTTATTGGATAAATATATTTCCGTAATTGAAGTAGCAAATCCTATGCACAGTTTGTGGAGCGACGGTCGTTGGAATAAACTTACCATGGCGCATGGTTGCTATTGGGGAAAATGTACGTTTTGCGATATTTCGTTAGATTATATTAAGGTTTACGAACCCATTCATGCTAAGATTTTAGTCGATAGAATGGAGGAAATAATAGCGCAAACTGGTGAAACCGGATTTCATTTTGTAGATGAAGCAGCACCACCAGCGTTAATGCGCGAATTAGCTTTGGAAATTTTACGTCGAAATTTAGTTGTGACTTGGTGGACAAACATTCGTTTTGAAAAAAGCTTTACACGAGATTTGTGTTTTTTATTGAAAGAATCAGGTTGTATTGCAGTTTCGGGTGGTTTAGAAGTAGCTTCCGATAGATTATTAGAGCTCATTAAAAAAGGAGTTACTATTGAGCAAGTTGCACAAGTTACTCGAAATTTTACTGAAAGTGGCATTATGGTCCATGCCTATTTAATGTACGGTTATCCTACGCAAACTATTCAAGAAACAGTAGATAGTTTAGAAATGGTGCGTCAAATGTTTGAACTTGGTATTTTACAAAGTGGATTTTGGCACCAATTTGCCATGACAGCTCATAGTCCAGTTGGGTTAAATCCGGAAGAATTTGGTGTAGTTCCCGATCTAAAAGAGATTTCGTTTGCTAATAATGATGTTGAATTCAAAGATAAAACCGGAATTAATCATGATAAATTCAGTTTCGGATTGAAGAAATCACTCTTTAATTATATGCATGGAGTTTGTTTTGATTATGATTTGCAAGATTGGTTCGATTTTAAAATTCCACGGACAAAAATTCACCCTGATTATATTCAAGAATGTATTTCTAAAGAAGAAGATTTCAAAATAAGACAAAATGCTAGATTACTTTTTTTAGGTGAATTACCAAGAGTTATATACACTCAAAAACAGAAAAAAGGAAAAGTTTTTGAAAATATAATAATGTATTTTGAAACCAAAAGCAGCTCATTTTCGCTAACTTTAGAAAAAGAAAAAGGTGAGTGGTTGATTGAGCAACTTAAAAACATTCATATAACTTCAGATCATAAAATAACTCTTGCTGTTTGGAAAAATAGCTTCGATGAAATTTTTGGTGATTTTGAATTATTTTGGCATTCAAAAAATATTCAAAAAATAAAACAAAATTCATTACTTGTGTTGTAG
- a CDS encoding response regulator: MKVQERQIFKSSNEIYNNEVNTLLKLNSESYTSISIDVTYWDEFVDFIGTRDLNWFNTSVASVLDAYKLEYVGVYTTNGEFITKVSTTKINTKEFIPKEAIDKLLQKKIDKFYLKTPDGIVEVFGATIHPSSDPFKNKTEPAGCFFMVRLLDNEYFADIEKITTSNIKFYKGNEVANKTVFTVVPLNDFKDELVTSLYFKRAYNIDFWITKTILLIMGFALIISWLVYYIYANKWSKLPLSFIKKILRDGDQSAINSLKNIKGEFRYIGKLFEDNQIQTKELEIAKTKAEESDRLKSAFLMNLSHEIRTPMNAVVGFSELLSNKDISEAERIEYTKVIQESGKNLIDIIDDLVEMSKIDSNLVKPNLQPFDLQELVSNIYKTYDKLYSNSEVEFKLIAPENFDKKIITDKTKLSEIITNLMNNSHKFTPKGFIILEYNLDEKAKKINFCVKDSGIGIKSEFQENIFKRFSKVNSQGISGNEGLGLGLAISKAYIDMLGGEITFESKDGIGTTFNFSIPLMFDDSTSEDEKLAVEVKEPVDLGKELVILVAEDDNINYLLIERILKPLNAKIIRAKDGVEAVNFCKENNEIDLILMDIRMPNMNGYEAFVKIREFNKNIPIIAQTSYSFEEELTKIESLGFTDFISKPIQKNKLHAMVLNHLKK; encoded by the coding sequence ATGAAAGTACAAGAACGTCAAATTTTTAAATCCAGTAACGAGATTTACAATAATGAGGTCAATACTTTACTTAAATTAAATTCTGAATCATATACTTCAATTTCAATAGACGTTACATATTGGGATGAATTTGTTGACTTTATTGGGACTAGAGATTTAAACTGGTTCAATACTTCAGTGGCAAGTGTTTTAGATGCTTACAAATTAGAATATGTTGGTGTTTATACTACTAATGGAGAGTTTATTACAAAAGTCTCAACTACAAAGATAAATACTAAAGAATTTATTCCTAAAGAAGCTATAGATAAACTATTGCAAAAAAAAATTGATAAGTTTTATTTAAAAACTCCCGATGGTATTGTAGAAGTTTTTGGAGCAACAATTCATCCTTCGAGTGATCCTTTTAAAAATAAGACAGAGCCAGCTGGTTGTTTTTTTATGGTTCGTTTATTAGATAATGAATATTTTGCCGATATTGAAAAAATAACAACTTCTAATATAAAGTTTTATAAGGGAAATGAAGTAGCAAATAAAACAGTGTTTACGGTAGTACCTCTTAATGATTTTAAAGATGAATTAGTAACAAGCTTATATTTTAAAAGAGCTTATAATATAGACTTTTGGATCACAAAAACGATTCTTTTAATTATGGGTTTTGCACTTATAATTTCTTGGCTTGTTTACTATATTTATGCTAATAAATGGTCAAAATTGCCTTTAAGTTTCATTAAAAAAATATTGCGTGATGGCGATCAATCTGCAATTAACTCATTAAAAAACATCAAAGGTGAATTTCGTTATATAGGTAAACTTTTTGAAGATAATCAGATTCAAACTAAAGAGTTAGAAATAGCTAAAACAAAAGCAGAAGAAAGTGATAGGTTAAAATCAGCTTTCTTAATGAATCTATCCCATGAGATAAGAACACCTATGAATGCTGTTGTTGGTTTTTCTGAATTGTTATCAAATAAAGATATTTCTGAAGCTGAAAGAATTGAGTATACTAAGGTTATTCAAGAAAGTGGTAAAAATTTAATAGACATTATCGATGATTTGGTTGAAATGTCTAAAATTGATTCAAATTTGGTTAAACCGAATTTACAACCTTTTGATTTACAAGAACTAGTTTCAAACATTTATAAGACATACGATAAACTTTATTCTAATTCTGAGGTTGAATTTAAATTAATTGCTCCCGAAAATTTTGATAAAAAAATAATTACTGATAAGACAAAACTCAGTGAGATTATTACCAATTTAATGAATAATTCTCATAAGTTTACGCCTAAAGGTTTTATTATTTTAGAGTACAATTTAGATGAAAAGGCAAAAAAAATAAACTTTTGTGTTAAAGATTCAGGGATTGGCATTAAATCCGAATTTCAAGAAAATATATTTAAACGCTTTAGTAAAGTAAATTCACAAGGTATTTCGGGTAATGAAGGATTAGGATTAGGATTAGCAATTTCTAAGGCCTACATAGATATGTTAGGCGGCGAAATTACTTTTGAATCTAAAGACGGAATAGGTACAACTTTTAATTTTTCAATTCCACTTATGTTTGATGATTCAACATCTGAAGATGAAAAATTAGCTGTAGAAGTAAAAGAGCCAGTAGATTTAGGAAAAGAGTTAGTTATTTTAGTTGCCGAAGATGACAATATTAATTACCTACTAATTGAAAGAATTTTAAAGCCGTTAAATGCAAAAATAATTAGGGCTAAAGACGGAGTTGAAGCGGTAAATTTTTGTAAAGAAAATAATGAAATAGATCTTATTCTAATGGATATAAGGATGCCTAATATGAATGGGTATGAAGCATTTGTTAAGATTAGAGAATTTAATAAAAACATACCTATTATAGCGCAAACTTCTTATTCATTCGAAGAAGAATTAACTAAAATTGAATCTTTAGGTTTTACAGACTTCATTTCTAAACCTATTCAAAAGAATAAATTGCATGCTATGGTTCTTAACCATTTAAAGAAATAA